Proteins co-encoded in one Alphaproteobacteria bacterium PA2 genomic window:
- a CDS encoding NUDIX hydrolase, protein MTDNAPRIAPDSEIKPAATILILRDDPTFEVLMVKRHHQIDFASGALVFPGGKTHAGDDDPAWADHILGGEDHDAVQRGLRIAAIREVFEEAGILLARRTDGSPMGDQVAPMEVRQAVDAGKTAFLDVVRDLDAKLDLNTLTVFARWITPPMTPKRFDTWFYVAHAPADQLAACDGRETVDAEWIEPSEVLRLAQAGKRKVIFPTRMNVQLLAEASSADDCIARAQARKLVTVRPEMKDTPNGKVLALPPDAGYGIVEEPLANVM, encoded by the coding sequence ATGACCGACAACGCCCCACGCATAGCGCCTGACAGCGAAATCAAGCCCGCCGCCACCATCCTCATCCTGCGCGATGACCCGACCTTCGAGGTGCTGATGGTCAAGCGTCATCACCAGATCGACTTCGCCTCAGGCGCCCTGGTCTTTCCGGGCGGCAAGACCCATGCGGGGGATGATGATCCAGCCTGGGCCGATCATATTCTCGGAGGCGAGGACCACGACGCCGTCCAGCGCGGCCTTCGCATAGCTGCGATCCGCGAAGTTTTCGAGGAAGCTGGAATTCTGCTGGCCCGGCGAACGGACGGTTCGCCCATGGGCGATCAGGTGGCCCCCATGGAGGTCCGCCAGGCGGTGGACGCCGGGAAGACCGCCTTCCTGGACGTGGTGCGGGACCTGGACGCCAAGCTGGACCTGAACACCCTGACGGTCTTCGCCCGCTGGATCACGCCGCCCATGACCCCCAAGCGGTTCGACACCTGGTTCTATGTGGCGCACGCCCCGGCTGACCAGCTGGCCGCCTGTGATGGCCGCGAGACCGTGGACGCCGAGTGGATTGAGCCCTCAGAAGTCCTGCGCCTGGCGCAGGCCGGAAAGCGCAAGGTGATCTTCCCGACCCGCATGAATGTGCAGCTTCTCGCCGAAGCCAGCAGCGCTGACGATTGCATAGCCCGGGCGCAGGCCCGCAAGCTCGTCACGGTCAGGCCGGAAATGAAGGATACGCCGAACGGCAAGGTCCTGGCCCTGCCACCGGACGCCGGTTACGGGATTGTCGAAGAACCCCTGGCCAACGTCATGTAG
- a CDS encoding hybrid sensor histidine kinase/response regulator codes for MQEQLAGRPVKDQALTRQALEAQAALLPYALATFAICLPIFVWGGSLAPNSVWMSISFALFAAAWGIFYAAVSWIKAPASQGRIEVRSRLQVACGLVWSLAVAEIAFFADHAGPLRETLLLMSVAAAILVVFFAAPWLPSLLIVGPAAAAAPVLLLSLNPETADLGRICLGAVALSLALALIFNRVLRRQFEMAADREALIADRAGAVDEARRLAQSKSDLVATLSHEIRNGLTGVTQLLAAAAERGHRSGPTREQVADALRAANELINVLNTTLDSETAVAGELMVSKTALDLPGQVRSLAATQRGIASAKGLELQVFIDPELETQGGAALGDAGRVRDILANLLSNALKYTVRGRVEARLALLGRDRMVVEIVDTGPGLDARELAQAFEPFHRVERTSAGTSGAGLGLSLSRELAQLMGGSLTASGAVGVGCCFRLELPFDPLAVAPAGAEPGDAEVPQPSERDTLRVLFAEDDALAAAMLRATLEQLGHQVVQTTTGRRAIDLARICDLDLIMIDGDMPGMDGPETIAEIRRIDGPAARAPIVAVIEGDADQAQACRDAGADAILRKPVSAVALSRAVADALAVKPATPNLRLVS; via the coding sequence ATGCAAGAACAACTCGCCGGGCGTCCCGTTAAGGATCAGGCCCTGACCAGACAGGCCCTCGAGGCCCAGGCGGCCCTCCTGCCCTATGCCCTGGCGACCTTCGCCATCTGCCTGCCGATTTTCGTCTGGGGCGGTAGCCTGGCGCCCAATTCCGTGTGGATGAGCATCAGCTTCGCCCTTTTCGCTGCGGCCTGGGGCATTTTCTACGCCGCTGTTTCCTGGATCAAGGCTCCGGCCTCGCAGGGCCGGATCGAGGTCAGGTCGCGCCTGCAGGTGGCTTGCGGCCTTGTCTGGTCCCTGGCCGTTGCGGAGATCGCCTTCTTCGCCGACCACGCCGGCCCCTTGCGCGAGACCCTGCTGCTGATGTCAGTCGCCGCCGCAATCCTCGTGGTGTTCTTCGCCGCACCCTGGCTGCCCAGCCTGCTGATTGTCGGTCCTGCCGCCGCAGCCGCACCGGTGCTGCTGCTCAGCCTGAACCCCGAGACCGCCGATTTGGGGCGCATATGTCTTGGGGCGGTAGCCCTGTCCCTGGCCCTGGCCCTGATCTTCAACCGTGTCCTGCGACGACAGTTCGAAATGGCCGCAGACCGCGAGGCCCTGATCGCTGACCGTGCTGGCGCTGTGGATGAAGCCAGGCGCCTGGCCCAGTCCAAGTCCGACCTCGTCGCAACCCTCAGCCACGAAATCCGCAATGGCCTGACCGGCGTGACCCAATTGCTGGCCGCCGCAGCCGAGCGCGGTCATCGCAGCGGTCCGACCCGCGAGCAGGTCGCAGACGCCCTGCGGGCCGCCAATGAGCTCATCAATGTCCTGAATACGACCCTGGATTCGGAAACCGCCGTCGCCGGCGAGCTGATGGTCAGCAAGACGGCTTTGGACTTGCCGGGACAGGTGCGGAGCCTGGCCGCCACCCAGCGCGGGATTGCTTCCGCCAAGGGCCTGGAGCTGCAGGTCTTCATTGACCCGGAACTGGAGACCCAGGGCGGAGCCGCCCTCGGGGATGCGGGCCGGGTCCGGGACATTCTGGCCAACCTGCTTTCCAACGCCCTGAAGTATACCGTCCGGGGCCGGGTCGAAGCGCGCCTCGCCCTCCTGGGCCGCGACCGCATGGTGGTCGAAATCGTCGACACTGGTCCGGGCCTCGACGCCCGGGAACTCGCCCAGGCCTTTGAGCCCTTTCATCGCGTGGAACGCACCAGCGCCGGGACTTCGGGCGCCGGACTTGGCCTGTCCCTGTCAAGGGAGCTGGCCCAGTTGATGGGCGGCAGCCTGACCGCCTCTGGTGCGGTCGGCGTTGGCTGCTGTTTCCGGCTGGAACTGCCCTTTGATCCCCTGGCTGTCGCCCCGGCCGGCGCCGAACCCGGAGATGCCGAAGTCCCGCAGCCATCAGAGCGTGATACCCTGCGGGTGCTCTTCGCCGAAGACGACGCCCTGGCCGCGGCCATGCTTCGCGCCACCCTCGAACAACTGGGCCACCAGGTGGTCCAGACCACCACCGGCCGGCGCGCCATTGACCTGGCCAGGATCTGCGACCTCGACCTGATCATGATTGATGGGGACATGCCCGGCATGGATGGTCCGGAAACCATCGCCGAGATCCGCAGGATCGATGGGCCAGCCGCAAGGGCGCCCATTGTGGCGGTGATCGAGGGTGACGCCGATCAGGCCCAGGCCTGCCGGGACGCCGGGGCCGACGCCATTTTGCGCAAGCCGGTGTCAGCGGTGGCCCTCAGCCGCGCCGTCGCCGACGCCCTGGCCGTGAAACCCGCGACGCCAAACCTCCGACTGGTCAGCTGA
- a CDS encoding CoA transferase, translated as MLKGLKVVEFATYIAAPGAAGILGDWGAEVTKVERAQGDPMRNAFADAKNAFAGNPTFAVDNRGKRAVALDTSKPAGREALARLAAAADVFITNVRPAALKRSGLDEATLRAANPRLVYAAVTGYGLEGPDADKPGFDVTAFWSRAGVARMHTPKGSEPFILRTGVGDHTTSLATVSAILAALYEREQTGVGRYVQTSLLATGIYTVSSDLAVQLSLGRLASNRSRKDPFDPLANFYQSRDEKWFVLNPRSGNADWQVLAPVAGRPELVNDERFATSKARKANAMALVAELESAFGALDFDEIAKRLNDADQVWAPVQTPAEVASDPQAAAAGAWVEVEDGQGGTYRSPAAPAVFPGADMGPRPAYPGIGQDTRTVLGELGYSAADIDAMIADGAAT; from the coding sequence CTGCTCAAGGGTCTGAAGGTCGTCGAGTTCGCGACCTATATCGCTGCGCCTGGCGCCGCCGGAATACTGGGCGACTGGGGGGCTGAGGTCACCAAGGTCGAGCGGGCCCAGGGCGATCCCATGCGTAACGCCTTCGCCGACGCCAAGAACGCCTTTGCTGGCAACCCCACCTTCGCCGTCGACAACCGCGGCAAGCGGGCCGTCGCCCTGGACACCTCCAAGCCTGCCGGCCGCGAGGCCCTGGCCAGGCTGGCGGCCGCCGCCGACGTCTTCATTACCAATGTCCGTCCCGCCGCCCTCAAGCGATCCGGTCTGGACGAGGCGACCCTGCGCGCCGCCAATCCGCGCCTGGTCTACGCCGCCGTCACCGGCTACGGCCTGGAAGGTCCGGACGCCGACAAGCCCGGCTTTGACGTCACGGCCTTCTGGTCGCGGGCAGGCGTCGCGCGCATGCACACCCCAAAGGGCTCCGAGCCCTTCATCCTGCGCACCGGGGTTGGCGATCACACCACATCCCTGGCCACGGTCTCGGCCATTCTGGCAGCCCTCTATGAGCGCGAGCAGACCGGGGTCGGGCGCTACGTCCAGACCTCCCTGCTGGCCACCGGCATCTATACGGTGAGCTCTGACCTGGCGGTCCAGCTGTCCCTGGGCCGGCTGGCCTCGAACCGGTCGCGCAAGGATCCCTTCGATCCCCTGGCGAATTTCTACCAGAGCCGGGACGAGAAATGGTTCGTGCTCAATCCCCGCAGCGGCAATGCCGACTGGCAGGTCCTGGCCCCTGTCGCCGGGCGGCCCGAGCTGGTCAATGACGAACGCTTCGCCACCAGCAAGGCCCGCAAGGCCAACGCCATGGCCCTGGTGGCCGAACTGGAGTCCGCCTTCGGCGCCCTGGACTTTGACGAAATTGCCAAACGTCTCAATGACGCCGACCAGGTCTGGGCGCCCGTCCAGACCCCCGCCGAAGTTGCTTCTGATCCCCAGGCTGCAGCCGCAGGCGCCTGGGTTGAGGTTGAGGATGGCCAGGGCGGAACCTATCGCTCCCCCGCCGCACCGGCCGTTTTCCCGGGCGCCGACATGGGCCCGCGCCCGGCCTATCCAGGCATTGGCCAGGACACCCGGACTGTACTGGGCGAACTGGGCTATAGCGCCGCCGATATCGACGCCATGATCGCAGATGGGGCGGCGACCTAG
- a CDS encoding lytic transglycosylase produces MAIQGLRGVVEAAIQRASTATGVDFTFLMKTANRESSFNPRAKAATSSAAGLFQFVDQTWLSTLKQHGSKYGYGRYAELITKGSDGRFHVDGAEARKAVMDLKLDPHASSLMAGELASDHASYLRGRTGRAPTGGELYAAHFLGPQGSARLIEAVQTRPGASAASLFPDAAASNRSIFYRDGRPATVSEVYANLTRAGGSGETQTSGTGPVQDSGFIQYASARQAERKREQDQLVDLILRGSQDADTLGGGGGGSNTGRLTGSMFSTEMLRVLSEARNDKDN; encoded by the coding sequence ATGGCTATTCAAGGTTTGCGAGGGGTCGTAGAGGCGGCCATCCAGCGTGCGTCGACCGCGACGGGCGTCGACTTTACATTCCTCATGAAGACCGCCAACCGGGAGAGCAGCTTCAATCCCCGGGCCAAGGCGGCCACCTCTTCGGCCGCGGGCCTGTTCCAGTTCGTCGACCAGACCTGGCTCTCCACCCTGAAACAGCATGGGTCCAAATACGGCTATGGCCGCTATGCCGAGCTGATCACCAAGGGATCTGACGGCCGTTTCCATGTCGATGGCGCGGAGGCGCGCAAGGCCGTCATGGACCTGAAGCTGGACCCCCATGCCTCATCCCTCATGGCGGGCGAGCTGGCTTCTGACCATGCCTCATATCTGCGTGGCCGGACGGGCAGGGCGCCGACAGGGGGCGAGCTCTATGCTGCGCACTTCCTGGGTCCCCAGGGATCTGCCCGGCTCATTGAAGCCGTCCAGACCCGTCCAGGCGCCTCGGCGGCGAGCCTGTTTCCGGACGCCGCGGCCTCAAACCGCTCGATCTTCTACCGCGACGGTCGCCCGGCCACTGTCAGCGAGGTCTATGCCAATCTCACCCGCGCCGGCGGCAGCGGCGAGACGCAAACCTCCGGGACGGGGCCAGTCCAGGACTCGGGCTTCATCCAGTACGCTTCGGCCCGTCAGGCTGAGCGCAAGCGCGAACAGGACCAACTGGTGGATCTCATCCTGCGGGGCTCCCAGGATGCTGACACCTTGGGCGGTGGGGGAGGCGGCTCGAACACCGGCCGACTGACCGGGTCAATGTTCTCGACCGAAATGCTGAGGGTCCTGTCGGAAGCCCGGAACGACAAGGACAACTAG
- a CDS encoding energy transducer TonB: MIARIPAFPGLPQPRANASRLTTPVVLGVSVALHLALFGYLAVQRFTAPAAEEDAQATPETTITLWNPPKAEAQTTKPPPIHTPVISDRAPPVTTPIKADPQTHTITPAGPIETLTTSGTLTTAPPDPDPVITSPSWIRKPGAKEFARFYPDRALRMEKAGSAVLACRVTGAGAVVGCQVASETPTSYGFGEAALKLAPYFQLSPPTRDGRPIEGAGIQIPIRFSLGG, from the coding sequence ATGATTGCGCGAATTCCAGCCTTTCCGGGCCTGCCCCAGCCCCGGGCCAACGCCTCCCGCCTCACGACGCCTGTCGTTCTTGGGGTTTCGGTGGCGCTCCACTTGGCCCTGTTCGGCTATCTGGCGGTCCAGAGGTTCACCGCGCCGGCCGCCGAGGAAGACGCCCAGGCGACACCGGAAACCACCATCACCCTCTGGAACCCCCCGAAGGCTGAGGCGCAGACGACAAAGCCCCCACCGATCCATACGCCCGTCATCTCCGACAGGGCGCCGCCGGTGACCACGCCCATAAAGGCTGACCCGCAAACCCATACCATCACGCCAGCGGGGCCCATCGAGACCCTGACAACCTCCGGGACGCTCACCACCGCCCCGCCTGACCCCGATCCGGTAATCACCTCGCCATCCTGGATCCGCAAGCCCGGCGCGAAGGAGTTCGCCCGCTTCTATCCGGACCGGGCCCTGCGCATGGAAAAGGCCGGGTCCGCAGTACTGGCCTGCCGGGTCACCGGCGCTGGCGCCGTAGTCGGATGTCAGGTGGCGTCAGAAACCCCGACTTCCTACGGTTTCGGAGAGGCGGCCCTGAAGCTCGCCCCCTACTTCCAACTCTCGCCGCCCACGCGGGACGGTCGCCCCATCGAGGGCGCCGGCATCCAGATCCCGATCCGCTTCAGTCTGGGAGGATAG
- a CDS encoding acyl-CoA dehydrogenase, protein MSAFDFTDEQEAIRESVTRVCARFDADYWRRTDETGEFPEAFIAAMAEGGWFGTVMPQDLGGAGLGLTEASIMMQAVAQSGAGFTGASAMHLNIFGPMPVAKYGSEALKKKAIPRIISGEDKICIGITEPDSGLDTTSLTTRAVRTHGGYVISGRKVWTTMAQRANKILIIARTTPKEECAKPTQGLSLFYTDFDRSRISATVIPKMGRKAIESNSVFIDNLEVPAEDLIGEEGRGFYYLLDGLNPERVLFAAEAVGLGRAALARAANYAKERVIFGRPIGQNQGIAHPLAKAWIELEAANLLAFKAAALFDAGKECGAEANGAKYLGAEAGFNACETAILTHGGMGYAKEYDVERYFREAMIARIAPISREMVFNFIAERVLGLAKSY, encoded by the coding sequence ATGTCCGCCTTCGATTTCACGGACGAACAGGAAGCCATCCGCGAGAGCGTCACCCGGGTCTGCGCCCGGTTCGACGCCGACTACTGGCGCAGGACCGACGAGACCGGGGAATTCCCTGAAGCCTTCATCGCGGCCATGGCCGAAGGCGGCTGGTTCGGGACGGTCATGCCCCAGGACCTTGGCGGCGCGGGGCTTGGCCTGACCGAGGCCTCGATCATGATGCAAGCTGTGGCCCAGTCGGGCGCGGGCTTTACAGGCGCCAGCGCCATGCACCTGAACATTTTCGGGCCTATGCCTGTGGCAAAATATGGCTCCGAGGCCCTGAAGAAGAAGGCCATTCCGCGGATCATTTCCGGCGAGGACAAGATCTGCATCGGCATTACCGAGCCGGACTCAGGCCTCGACACCACCAGCCTGACCACCCGGGCCGTCCGCACACACGGCGGCTATGTGATCTCGGGCCGCAAGGTCTGGACCACCATGGCCCAGCGCGCCAACAAGATCCTGATCATCGCCCGGACCACGCCCAAAGAAGAATGCGCCAAGCCGACCCAGGGCCTCAGCCTGTTCTACACAGACTTTGACCGCAGCAGGATCAGCGCCACGGTCATTCCGAAGATGGGCCGCAAGGCCATCGAGTCCAACAGCGTCTTTATCGACAATCTGGAGGTTCCCGCCGAGGATCTGATCGGCGAGGAGGGCCGTGGTTTCTATTACCTGCTGGACGGTCTCAATCCCGAGCGGGTGCTGTTCGCCGCCGAGGCCGTGGGCCTGGGCCGCGCCGCCCTGGCCAGGGCCGCCAACTACGCCAAGGAACGGGTGATCTTCGGTCGGCCCATCGGCCAGAACCAGGGCATAGCCCATCCCCTGGCCAAGGCCTGGATCGAGCTGGAAGCCGCCAACCTTCTGGCCTTCAAGGCCGCCGCCCTGTTCGATGCGGGCAAGGAGTGCGGCGCCGAGGCCAATGGCGCCAAGTATCTGGGGGCGGAAGCCGGCTTCAACGCCTGCGAGACCGCCATACTGACCCACGGCGGCATGGGCTATGCCAAGGAATACGACGTGGAGCGCTATTTCCGCGAAGCCATGATCGCCCGCATCGCCCCCATCAGCCGCGAAATGGTCTTCAACTTCATCGCTGAGCGCGTTCTGGGCCTGGCGAAGAGCTACTGA
- a CDS encoding D-amino-acid oxidase — protein MDRARTRITVAGAGAFGLTIAGSLARAGFTVSVFDPSETNASSVAAGMLAPVFETLLDPVAAGHFPLLLAARDLWPKLAREVGVKLDLGGAMAVGDGDFLGAVAAGFAKLGLTAQELARSDLEAAATGLAPALMEGLLTLEDWRLDAAAALAALRKSATEAGVVFRRQSAAGLEGADRLVIATGAAQGLTSVAPLLKVLTPIKGQILRAGASGFDGVLRLPNGYCVGGSGGFAVGATMEPGVDDLAPTEDARMRLEAVARDAFPDLETNFETQVGVRAATPDGLPMIGCTADPNVFLAVGARRNGWLLAPMAAQIITACLTEGEAGPYAARLDPMRFV, from the coding sequence ATGGATAGGGCCAGGACCCGAATCACGGTCGCCGGCGCCGGAGCCTTTGGTCTGACCATCGCCGGGAGCCTGGCCCGGGCAGGCTTTACGGTTTCGGTCTTCGACCCTTCCGAGACCAACGCCTCCAGCGTCGCCGCCGGCATGCTGGCGCCGGTCTTCGAGACCCTCCTGGATCCGGTCGCCGCCGGGCACTTTCCCCTGCTTCTGGCGGCGCGTGACCTTTGGCCGAAGCTCGCCAGGGAGGTGGGCGTCAAGCTGGACCTTGGCGGGGCCATGGCCGTCGGCGATGGCGATTTTCTGGGCGCGGTCGCTGCAGGATTTGCAAAGCTCGGCCTGACCGCACAGGAACTGGCGAGGTCGGATCTGGAAGCCGCTGCGACGGGTCTCGCTCCGGCCTTGATGGAAGGTCTGCTGACCCTTGAGGACTGGCGGCTGGACGCCGCGGCGGCGCTCGCCGCCCTGAGGAAGTCGGCGACGGAAGCCGGCGTCGTGTTTCGCAGGCAATCGGCCGCCGGGCTGGAAGGCGCTGACAGACTGGTCATAGCAACCGGCGCCGCACAGGGCCTGACGTCAGTCGCGCCGCTGCTGAAAGTCCTGACGCCGATCAAGGGGCAGATCCTGCGTGCTGGGGCATCAGGCTTCGACGGCGTGCTGCGCCTGCCCAACGGCTATTGCGTCGGCGGCTCCGGAGGGTTTGCCGTGGGCGCAACCATGGAGCCCGGGGTTGATGATCTGGCGCCGACGGAGGATGCCAGAATGCGCCTTGAGGCCGTCGCCCGGGATGCCTTCCCCGACCTCGAAACGAACTTCGAGACCCAGGTCGGGGTGAGGGCGGCTACGCCCGACGGCCTGCCCATGATCGGCTGCACGGCGGACCCGAATGTCTTCCTGGCGGTGGGCGCCCGGCGCAATGGCTGGCTCCTGGCGCCCATGGCGGCGCAGATCATCACCGCTTGCCTGACGGAGGGTGAGGCGGGACCATATGCCGCCCGCCTGGACCCCATGCGGTTTGTTTAA